In Streptomyces sp. NBC_01426, one genomic interval encodes:
- a CDS encoding phage holin family protein, with amino-acid sequence MSAVDQGPQGAERTLGQLVASATAEMSALVHDEIALAKAELRQDVKRAGVGSAAISVAGVFALFSLPVLSFAAAYGIHNLGLGLAWSFLIVGVAFLLLAGLLALLAVSKFKKVKPPEKSIASVKQTAAVVATVKPHPRAVSDNAVGVARSSS; translated from the coding sequence ATGAGCGCAGTGGACCAAGGGCCGCAAGGAGCCGAGCGCACGCTGGGTCAGCTGGTCGCGTCGGCCACCGCCGAGATGTCCGCCCTGGTGCACGACGAGATCGCCCTCGCGAAGGCGGAGCTGCGCCAGGACGTCAAGCGCGCGGGTGTCGGCAGCGCCGCCATTTCGGTCGCGGGAGTGTTCGCGCTCTTCTCCCTGCCGGTGCTGAGCTTCGCCGCGGCGTACGGGATCCACAACCTCGGGCTCGGGCTCGCGTGGTCCTTCCTCATCGTCGGCGTCGCGTTCCTGCTGCTCGCGGGCCTGCTCGCGCTGCTGGCCGTGTCGAAGTTCAAGAAGGTCAAGCCGCCGGAGAAGTCCATCGCCTCCGTCAAGCAGACCGCGGCGGTCGTCGCGACCGTCAAGCCCCACCCGCGCGCGGTGAGTGACAACGCTGTGGGTGTGGCACGCTCGTCCTCATGA
- the nhaA gene encoding Na+/H+ antiporter NhaA gives MAAPRPTDDKSRKLLGRLSLPERRFVADALRTETVGGVLLLLAAIAALVWANIPALSDSYDTVRSFHIGPASLGLDLSIQHWAADGLLAIFFFVAGIELKRELVAGDLRDAKAAALPVIAALCGMAVPALVYVLVNVLGDGSISGWAVPTATDIAFALAVLAVIGTSLPSALRAFLLTLAVVDDLFAILIIAVFFTSDIDFLALGGALVGLVLFWFLLRKRVRGWYVYVPLALVIWGLMYNSGVHSTIAGVAMGLMLRCHREEGEEQSPGEHIEHLVRPISAALAVPLFALFSAGVSLSDEAIAQVFTRPETLGVVLGLVVGKTVGIFGGTWLAARFTRAELNEDLAWPDVLAVASLAGIGFTVSLLIGELAFADDATLMDEVKAAVLIGSLIAAIIASVMLKMRDRRYRALAEAEDRDEDLDGIPDIYEQDDPGYHLRMARIHEEKAAEHRRRAEAAAAPGTASATTGATEADTGGRTDGDRPA, from the coding sequence GTGGCCGCGCCCCGCCCCACCGACGACAAGAGCCGCAAGCTGCTCGGCAGGCTGTCGCTGCCCGAGCGCCGCTTCGTCGCCGATGCCCTGCGCACCGAGACCGTCGGCGGTGTCCTGCTCCTGCTGGCCGCGATCGCCGCGCTCGTGTGGGCGAACATCCCGGCCCTCTCGGACAGCTACGACACCGTCCGGTCCTTCCACATCGGCCCCGCCTCCCTGGGCCTGGACCTCTCGATCCAGCACTGGGCGGCCGACGGGCTGTTGGCCATCTTCTTCTTCGTCGCGGGCATCGAGCTCAAACGCGAACTCGTCGCGGGCGACCTGCGCGACGCCAAGGCCGCCGCCCTCCCGGTGATCGCCGCCCTGTGCGGCATGGCGGTTCCCGCGCTGGTCTACGTACTGGTCAACGTCCTGGGCGACGGCTCGATCAGCGGCTGGGCGGTCCCGACCGCCACCGACATCGCCTTCGCGCTGGCCGTCCTCGCGGTCATCGGCACCTCGCTGCCGTCCGCCCTGCGCGCGTTCCTGCTGACCCTCGCGGTCGTGGACGACCTGTTCGCCATCCTGATCATCGCGGTGTTCTTCACCAGCGACATCGACTTCCTGGCGCTCGGCGGCGCCCTCGTGGGGCTGGTCCTCTTCTGGTTCCTGCTCCGCAAGCGCGTCCGCGGCTGGTACGTGTACGTCCCGCTCGCCCTGGTCATCTGGGGCCTGATGTACAACAGCGGGGTCCACTCCACCATTGCCGGCGTCGCCATGGGCCTGATGCTCCGCTGCCACCGCGAGGAGGGCGAGGAGCAGTCTCCCGGCGAGCACATCGAGCACCTGGTCCGCCCGATCTCCGCGGCGCTGGCCGTCCCCCTCTTCGCCCTGTTCTCCGCGGGCGTGTCCCTCTCCGACGAGGCCATCGCGCAGGTCTTCACCCGCCCCGAGACCCTCGGTGTGGTCCTCGGCCTGGTCGTCGGCAAGACGGTGGGCATCTTCGGCGGCACCTGGCTGGCCGCGCGCTTCACCAGGGCGGAGCTCAACGAGGACCTGGCCTGGCCGGACGTGCTCGCCGTGGCCTCGCTCGCCGGCATCGGATTCACCGTCTCCCTGCTGATCGGCGAACTCGCCTTCGCCGACGACGCCACCCTCATGGACGAGGTCAAGGCCGCCGTCCTGATCGGCTCGCTGATCGCCGCGATCATCGCGAGCGTGATGCTGAAGATGCGCGACCGCAGGTACCGGGCGCTCGCCGAGGCGGAGGATCGCGACGAGGATCTCGACGGAATCCCCGACATCTACGAGCAGGACGACCCCGGCTACCACCTGCGCATGGCGCGGATCCACGAGGAGAAGGCCGCGGAACACCGTCGCAGGGCCGAGGCGGCGGCGGCCCCGGGGACGGCGTCCGCCACGACCGGCGCAACGGAAGCGGACACCGGGGGCCGCACCGACGGCGACCGTCCGGCATGA
- the acs gene encoding acetate--CoA ligase, which translates to MPGDTTDTLGKGDVVSNESLANLLKEERRFAPPADLAAAANVTEAAYAQADADRLGFWAEQARRLTWDTEPTETLDWSNPPFAKWFADGKLNVAYNCVDRHVEAGNGDRVALHFEGEPGDSRSITYAQLKDEVSKAANALTELGVVAGDRVAVYLPMIPEAVVAMLACARVGAAHSVVFGGFSADAVASRIQDADAKLVITADGGYRRGKPSALKPAIDEAVGKCPQVKHVLVVQRTGQDTAFTEGRDVWWHEIVGRQSAEHTPQAFDAEHPLFILYTSGTTGKPKGILHTSGGYLTQAAYTHHAVFDLKPESDVYWCTADIGWVTGHSYIVYGPLANGATQVMYEGTPDTPHQGRFWEVVQKYGVTILYTAPTAIRTFMKWGDDIPAKFDLSSLRVLGSVGEPINPEAWIWYRKHIGGDRCPIVDTWWQTETGAMMISPLPGVTSTKPGSAQRALPGIGATVVDDEANEVPNGGGGYLVLTEPWPSMLRTIWGDDQRFIDTYWSRFAGKYFAGDGAKKDDDGDIWLLGRVDDVMLVSGHNISTTEVESALVSHPSVAEAAVVGANDETTGQAIVAFVILRGSASETETLVAELRNHVGATLGPIAKPKRILPVQELPKTRSGKIMRRLLRDVAENRAVGDVTTLADSSVMDLIQSKLPAAGSED; encoded by the coding sequence ATGCCCGGGGACACAACGGACACCCTGGGAAAGGGAGATGTCGTGAGCAATGAAAGCCTGGCCAATCTGCTCAAAGAGGAGCGGCGGTTCGCACCGCCCGCCGATCTGGCCGCCGCCGCCAATGTGACCGAGGCTGCGTATGCACAGGCCGATGCGGACCGGCTGGGCTTCTGGGCCGAGCAGGCCCGGCGGCTGACCTGGGACACCGAGCCGACCGAGACGCTCGACTGGAGCAACCCGCCCTTCGCCAAGTGGTTCGCGGACGGCAAGCTGAACGTCGCGTACAACTGCGTGGACCGGCACGTGGAGGCCGGCAACGGCGACCGCGTGGCCCTCCACTTCGAGGGTGAGCCCGGCGACAGCCGATCGATCACCTACGCGCAGCTCAAGGACGAGGTCTCCAAGGCCGCCAACGCCCTGACCGAGCTGGGTGTCGTCGCCGGGGACCGCGTCGCCGTCTACCTCCCGATGATCCCCGAGGCCGTCGTCGCGATGTTGGCGTGCGCCCGCGTCGGCGCGGCCCACTCGGTGGTCTTCGGCGGTTTCTCCGCCGACGCCGTCGCCTCCCGCATCCAGGACGCCGACGCCAAGCTGGTCATCACCGCCGACGGCGGCTACCGCCGCGGCAAGCCCAGTGCGCTCAAGCCCGCCATCGACGAGGCCGTCGGCAAGTGTCCGCAGGTCAAGCATGTTCTCGTGGTGCAGCGCACCGGCCAGGACACCGCCTTCACCGAGGGCCGCGACGTCTGGTGGCACGAGATCGTCGGGCGTCAGTCCGCCGAGCACACCCCGCAGGCCTTCGACGCCGAGCACCCGCTGTTCATCCTCTACACCTCGGGGACCACGGGTAAGCCGAAGGGCATCCTGCACACCTCCGGCGGCTACCTGACGCAGGCCGCGTACACCCACCACGCGGTGTTCGACCTGAAGCCGGAGAGCGACGTCTACTGGTGCACCGCCGACATCGGCTGGGTCACCGGGCACTCGTACATCGTCTACGGGCCGCTCGCCAACGGTGCCACCCAGGTCATGTACGAGGGCACCCCGGACACCCCGCACCAGGGTCGGTTCTGGGAGGTCGTGCAGAAGTACGGCGTCACCATCCTCTACACGGCGCCCACGGCGATCCGCACGTTCATGAAGTGGGGCGACGACATCCCCGCGAAGTTCGACCTCTCCAGCCTGCGGGTGCTGGGCTCGGTCGGCGAGCCGATCAATCCCGAGGCCTGGATCTGGTACCGCAAGCACATCGGCGGCGACCGCTGCCCGATCGTGGACACCTGGTGGCAGACCGAGACCGGCGCGATGATGATCTCGCCGCTGCCGGGTGTCACCTCGACCAAGCCCGGTTCGGCCCAGCGCGCGCTGCCCGGCATCGGCGCCACCGTGGTGGACGACGAGGCGAACGAGGTCCCGAACGGCGGGGGCGGGTACCTGGTGCTCACCGAGCCGTGGCCCTCGATGCTGCGCACCATCTGGGGTGACGACCAGCGCTTCATCGACACGTACTGGTCGCGCTTCGCGGGCAAGTACTTCGCGGGCGACGGCGCCAAGAAGGACGACGACGGCGACATCTGGCTGCTCGGCCGGGTGGACGACGTGATGCTGGTGTCCGGCCACAACATCTCCACGACCGAGGTCGAGTCCGCGCTGGTCTCGCACCCGTCCGTCGCCGAGGCGGCGGTGGTCGGCGCGAACGACGAGACCACCGGTCAGGCCATCGTGGCCTTCGTCATCCTGCGCGGGAGCGCCTCGGAGACGGAGACCCTGGTCGCCGAGCTGCGCAACCACGTGGGCGCCACACTCGGCCCGATCGCGAAGCCGAAGCGGATCCTGCCCGTGCAGGAACTGCCGAAGACCCGTTCGGGCAAGATCATGCGCCGTCTGCTGCGTGATGTGGCGGAGAACCGGGCGGTCGGTGACGTCACGACGCTCGCGGACTCCTCGGTCATGGACCTGATCCAGAGCAAGCTGCCCGCAGCGGGCAGCGAGGACTGA
- a CDS encoding SulP family inorganic anion transporter, with product MKATTEGAAEDSTGTALSPPPSTPPPVSVKSFPADLSASIAVFLIALPLSLGIALATGAPLQAGLVAAAVGGIVAGRLGGAPLQVSGPAAGLTVVTAELIQRYGWRTTCAITVFAGCCQLGLAFLRTARSALMVSPAIVHGMLAGIGVTIALAQLHIVLGGTPQSSAVANVQGLPGQLADLHPVALGISALTLVILLGWPRLPGRIGRNLRKVPAALAAVATATAFAALAGPSLPRVDLPSWRSHALPELPEGPILGLIAAVLTITLVGSVESLLSAVATDKLIASERGTDNRPPRVDLNRELRGQGAANIVSGALGGLPVTGVAVRSVANVKSGATSRNSSMMHGLWVLIAAALLVPVLDLIPLAALAALVMAVGVQMVSITHLRTVTRHREVLVYATTIVAVVLGGVLEGVAVGVAVAVGLALHRLARTRITVEELDGVHRVWARGQLTFLAVPRLSRVLNQIPHDRHAVIELDGSFMDHAAYETLHDWQDSHRAHGGSVEVTGRSVNRAPETDRSMADRGMVDPGMVDRGMGAGAGQRGTHQCCRPWTPWQNHCDHRADAGSGDAVDVQDRTIPGAAEGGPAVEPRRRGAGRLANGISAFQRDTAPRVRDELARLAREGQRPSQLFLTCADSRLVTSMITASGPGDLFTVRNVGNLVPLPGAESTDDSVAAAIEYAVDVLQVDSITVCGHSGCGAMQALLNSHPGTPMTPLRRWLRHGLPSLERMASRHHAWARISGRLPADAVEQLCLTNVVQQLEHLRAHESVARRLAEGTLELHGMYFHVGEAQAYLLSEGEDFFDCRVFDSVGQRA from the coding sequence ATGAAAGCCACCACCGAAGGCGCCGCCGAAGACTCCACGGGCACCGCCCTCTCGCCCCCTCCGTCCACCCCACCCCCCGTGTCCGTCAAAAGCTTCCCGGCGGACCTCTCCGCCTCCATCGCCGTCTTCCTGATCGCCCTGCCGCTCTCGCTGGGCATCGCCCTGGCCACGGGCGCCCCGCTCCAGGCGGGGCTGGTGGCCGCGGCCGTCGGCGGGATCGTGGCCGGACGGCTCGGGGGCGCGCCGCTCCAGGTCAGCGGCCCCGCCGCAGGCCTCACGGTGGTCACCGCCGAACTGATCCAGCGCTACGGGTGGCGCACCACCTGCGCCATCACCGTGTTCGCCGGCTGCTGCCAGCTCGGGCTCGCCTTCCTGCGTACGGCCCGGTCTGCGCTGATGGTGAGCCCGGCGATCGTGCACGGCATGCTCGCCGGCATCGGCGTGACCATCGCGCTGGCGCAACTGCACATCGTCCTCGGCGGCACCCCGCAGAGCTCCGCCGTGGCCAACGTCCAGGGTCTGCCCGGCCAGTTGGCCGACCTCCATCCGGTCGCACTGGGCATCAGCGCGCTCACCCTGGTCATCCTGCTCGGTTGGCCTCGGCTGCCGGGCCGGATCGGCCGGAACCTGCGCAAGGTTCCCGCCGCGCTCGCGGCCGTCGCCACGGCCACCGCGTTCGCCGCCCTAGCCGGGCCCAGCCTGCCCCGGGTGGACCTGCCGTCCTGGCGCAGCCACGCACTGCCCGAGCTGCCCGAGGGCCCGATCCTCGGCCTCATCGCCGCGGTACTGACCATCACGCTGGTCGGCAGTGTGGAGTCCCTGCTGTCCGCGGTCGCCACCGACAAGCTGATCGCCTCCGAGCGGGGCACGGACAACCGTCCGCCGCGCGTCGACCTCAACCGTGAACTGCGCGGACAGGGTGCGGCGAACATCGTCTCCGGAGCGCTGGGCGGGCTGCCCGTCACGGGCGTGGCGGTCCGTAGCGTCGCCAACGTCAAATCCGGTGCCACCAGCCGCAATTCCTCGATGATGCACGGGCTCTGGGTGTTGATCGCGGCCGCGCTGCTCGTGCCGGTGCTCGATCTGATCCCGCTCGCCGCGCTGGCCGCCCTGGTGATGGCGGTGGGCGTGCAGATGGTCAGCATCACGCATCTGCGGACCGTCACCCGACACCGTGAAGTCCTGGTCTACGCAACGACGATCGTGGCCGTGGTGCTCGGTGGGGTGCTGGAGGGGGTCGCCGTCGGTGTGGCCGTGGCGGTCGGCCTGGCCCTGCACCGCCTCGCGCGGACCCGGATCACGGTGGAGGAGCTCGACGGGGTCCACCGCGTCTGGGCGCGCGGCCAGTTGACCTTCCTCGCGGTACCCCGGTTGAGTCGGGTACTGAACCAGATCCCGCACGACCGGCACGCGGTGATCGAGCTGGACGGCTCGTTCATGGACCATGCCGCCTACGAGACCCTGCACGACTGGCAGGACTCCCATCGGGCGCACGGCGGTTCGGTGGAGGTCACCGGCCGCTCCGTCAACCGCGCCCCCGAGACCGACCGCAGCATGGCCGACCGGGGCATGGTGGATCCGGGCATGGTCGATCGGGGCATGGGTGCCGGAGCGGGCCAGCGCGGGACCCATCAGTGCTGCCGCCCCTGGACCCCCTGGCAGAACCACTGCGACCACCGCGCCGACGCGGGCTCGGGCGACGCCGTCGACGTACAGGACCGTACGATCCCCGGCGCCGCCGAGGGCGGTCCGGCGGTCGAGCCCCGGCGGCGCGGAGCGGGTCGGCTGGCCAACGGCATCAGCGCGTTCCAGCGGGACACCGCTCCCCGTGTCCGTGACGAACTGGCCCGGCTGGCGCGCGAGGGGCAGCGGCCTTCGCAGCTCTTCCTCACCTGCGCGGACTCCCGCCTGGTGACCAGCATGATCACGGCCAGCGGTCCCGGAGACCTGTTCACCGTGCGCAACGTCGGCAACCTGGTGCCGTTGCCGGGGGCGGAGTCCACGGACGACTCGGTGGCGGCGGCGATCGAGTACGCCGTGGACGTCCTCCAGGTGGACAGCATCACGGTGTGCGGCCACTCGGGCTGCGGGGCCATGCAGGCCCTGCTGAACTCCCACCCCGGCACCCCGATGACCCCGCTGCGCCGCTGGTTGCGGCACGGCCTGCCCAGCCTGGAGCGGATGGCCAGCCGTCATCACGCGTGGGCCCGGATCTCGGGCAGGCTGCCGGCCGACGCCGTGGAACAGTTGTGCCTGACCAATGTGGTGCAGCAGCTGGAGCACCTGCGGGCGCACGAATCGGTCGCCCGCCGGCTCGCCGAGGGCACGCTGGAGCTGCACGGCATGTACTTCCACGTGGGCGAGGCGCAGGCGTATCTGCTCTCGGAGGGTGAGGACTTCTTCGACTGCCGGGTCTTCGACAGCGTCGGTCAACGCGCCTGA
- a CDS encoding ATP-binding protein, which produces MKIAFVGKGGSGKTTLSSLFIRHLAANEAPVVAVDADINQHLGVALGLGEDEAAELPALGAHLPLIKDYLRGSNPRIASAEAMIKTTPPGTGSRLLGVTEDNPVYEACARTLMLDGEPVRLMATGPFTEADLGVACYHSKVGAVELCLNHLVDGPDEYVVVDMTAGSDSFASGMFTRFDMTFLVAEPTRKGVSVYRQYKEYARDFGIALKVIGNKVQGPEDIEFLQDEVGDDLLVTVGHSDWVRSMEKGRPARFELLEATNRLALQALQDAAEDSYADRDWARYTQQMVHFHLRNAESWGNAKTGVDLAEQVDPDFVLRETPSAEVVSPRPTLTRPTPQPA; this is translated from the coding sequence ATGAAGATCGCTTTCGTGGGAAAGGGCGGCAGCGGTAAGACCACGCTGTCCTCCCTCTTCATCCGCCACCTTGCCGCCAATGAAGCCCCCGTCGTCGCGGTGGACGCCGACATCAACCAGCATCTCGGCGTGGCGCTCGGGCTCGGCGAGGACGAGGCCGCCGAGCTGCCCGCCCTGGGCGCGCACCTGCCCCTCATCAAGGACTACCTGCGCGGATCGAACCCGCGCATCGCGTCCGCCGAGGCCATGATCAAGACGACTCCGCCCGGGACCGGCTCCCGCCTGTTGGGGGTCACGGAGGACAACCCGGTGTACGAGGCGTGCGCGCGCACGCTGATGCTCGACGGCGAGCCCGTCCGCCTGATGGCCACGGGGCCGTTCACCGAGGCGGACCTGGGTGTGGCCTGCTACCACTCCAAGGTCGGGGCGGTCGAACTCTGCCTCAACCACCTGGTCGACGGTCCAGACGAGTACGTGGTCGTCGACATGACCGCCGGTTCGGACTCGTTCGCGTCGGGCATGTTCACCCGCTTCGACATGACCTTCCTGGTGGCCGAGCCGACTCGCAAGGGCGTCTCCGTCTACCGCCAGTACAAGGAGTACGCCCGGGACTTCGGGATCGCGCTCAAGGTGATCGGCAACAAGGTGCAGGGGCCGGAGGACATCGAGTTCCTCCAGGACGAGGTCGGCGACGACCTGCTGGTCACCGTCGGGCATTCGGACTGGGTGCGGTCGATGGAGAAGGGGCGCCCGGCCCGGTTCGAGCTGCTGGAGGCGACCAACCGGCTGGCGCTGCAGGCGCTCCAGGACGCCGCCGAGGACTCGTACGCCGACCGGGACTGGGCCCGGTACACGCAGCAGATGGTCCACTTCCACCTGCGGAACGCCGAGAGCTGGGGGAACGCGAAGACCGGGGTCGACCTGGCGGAACAGGTCGACCCCGATTTCGTCCTCCGCGAGACCCCGAGCGCGGAGGTGGTCAGCCCTCGTCCGACCCTGACCCGGCCGACTCCGCAGCCGGCTTGA
- a CDS encoding oxidoreductase, protein MSSAADPLAPLAGLPGVSDSVDSVRKAVDRVYGHRVMRRRSGEIASEAALRGARGSAALSGADWALEEVRRRTDFGSEAQARAVGAALRLTAEAGQLLSIWRQSPMRVLARLHLVASGSTPAAADAFAPSAIEGDTVGRPRLAGEPVDEPLIDLPLPSAEEVAGRLDGLSRLIIAGGSSPALITASVVHGELLALRPFGTYNGLVARAAERIVLINSGLDPKAICPAEVGHAEQGAEAYVAAFEGYVSGTAEGMAAWIAHCGRAIELGSRESMAVCEALQRGAA, encoded by the coding sequence ATGAGTAGCGCTGCTGACCCGCTGGCCCCACTGGCCGGGCTGCCGGGTGTCTCCGATTCCGTGGATTCCGTACGCAAGGCCGTGGACCGGGTCTACGGGCACCGGGTGATGCGTCGTCGCAGCGGGGAGATCGCCTCGGAGGCGGCGCTGCGCGGCGCGCGCGGGAGCGCGGCGCTGTCGGGCGCCGACTGGGCTCTGGAAGAGGTGCGTCGCCGCACCGACTTCGGCTCGGAGGCGCAGGCACGGGCGGTGGGCGCCGCCCTGCGCCTGACGGCCGAGGCCGGGCAGCTCCTGAGCATCTGGCGACAGTCCCCGATGCGTGTGCTCGCACGCCTGCACCTGGTCGCGTCGGGTTCGACGCCCGCGGCTGCGGACGCCTTCGCGCCGTCGGCGATCGAGGGTGACACGGTGGGACGGCCCCGCCTGGCGGGTGAACCGGTGGACGAGCCGCTGATCGACCTGCCGCTCCCGAGCGCCGAGGAGGTCGCCGGCCGGCTGGACGGGCTGTCGCGGCTGATCATCGCGGGCGGCTCCTCACCGGCGCTGATCACGGCATCGGTGGTGCACGGCGAACTGCTGGCCCTGCGTCCCTTCGGGACCTACAACGGCCTGGTCGCACGGGCGGCCGAGCGGATCGTACTGATCAACAGCGGGCTCGACCCGAAGGCCATCTGCCCGGCCGAGGTCGGCCACGCGGAGCAGGGCGCGGAGGCCTACGTGGCGGCCTTCGAGGGGTACGTGTCCGGAACCGCGGAGGGCATGGCCGCCTGGATCGCGCACTGCGGGCGGGCGATCGAGCTGGGCTCCCGGGAGTCGATGGCGGTCTGCGAGGCGCTCCAGCGCGGCGCTGCCTGA
- a CDS encoding HAD family hydrolase → MVGAYARGVENQPLPHSSPRTAAFFDLDKTVIAKSSTLTFSKSFYQGGLINRRAVLRTAYTQFFFLVGGADHDQMERMREYLSALCKGWNVQQVREIVAEALHDLIDPIIYDEAASLIEAHHTAGRDVVIVSTSGAEVVEPIGEMLGADRVVATRMVVGDDGCFTGEIEYYAYGPTKAEAVRELAESEGYDLARCYAYSDSITDVPMLEAVGHPHAVNPDRALRREAVAREWPVLVFNKPVRLKQRLPGSMTSRPALVAAAAVGAAAATAGLVWYASRRRASASAG, encoded by the coding sequence ATGGTGGGCGCATATGCTCGGGGCGTGGAAAATCAGCCCTTGCCGCACTCCTCGCCTCGGACCGCTGCCTTCTTCGACCTGGACAAGACGGTCATTGCGAAGTCGAGCACTCTGACGTTCAGCAAGTCCTTCTACCAGGGTGGCCTGATCAACCGGCGGGCCGTGTTGCGCACCGCGTATACCCAGTTCTTCTTCCTGGTCGGCGGCGCCGACCACGATCAGATGGAGCGGATGCGCGAGTACCTGTCCGCCCTCTGCAAGGGGTGGAACGTGCAGCAGGTGCGCGAGATCGTCGCCGAAGCGCTGCACGACCTGATCGACCCGATCATCTACGACGAGGCCGCGTCCCTCATCGAGGCCCACCACACGGCCGGCCGTGACGTGGTGATCGTGTCGACCTCGGGCGCCGAAGTGGTCGAGCCGATCGGCGAGATGCTCGGCGCGGACCGCGTCGTGGCGACCCGGATGGTGGTCGGCGACGACGGCTGCTTCACGGGCGAGATCGAGTACTACGCCTACGGACCGACGAAGGCGGAGGCGGTCCGCGAGCTCGCCGAGTCGGAGGGGTACGACCTCGCGCGGTGCTACGCGTACAGCGACTCGATCACCGATGTACCGATGCTGGAGGCGGTGGGACACCCTCACGCCGTCAATCCCGACCGGGCGTTGCGGCGCGAGGCGGTCGCGCGGGAGTGGCCGGTGCTGGTGTTCAACAAGCCCGTGCGACTGAAGCAGCGACTGCCGGGATCCATGACCTCGCGACCGGCCCTGGTGGCCGCCGCGGCGGTCGGCGCGGCCGCCGCCACGGCCGGGCTCGTCTGGTACGCGAGCCGGCGGCGGGCGAGCGCCTCCGCCGGTTGA
- the ssd gene encoding septum site-determining protein Ssd — MFGGGRPSTRAEEVVPGGGRPLIITEDPLLLDDLLRLCAAAGAEPHVHHAVPEPVGAGAPGEGDGENVDLRAPAPGSVGWESAPLVLVGDDAARRVRGAPRRDAVFLVGRDLDDPLVWQRALEIGAEEVLRLPDAENRLVDRIADVVEGAGRPALAVGVIGGSGGAGASTLACALALRAARAGERTILIDGDPLGGGMDVLLGGEGAEGLRWPDFAASRGRVGAGALEESLPELHALRVLSWDRGDRVVVPPAAMRSVVAAARRRGGVVVVDLPRRVDEAVAEVLAQLDLVLMVVPGELRAVAAAGRVAAGVRMVARDVRVVVRGRCPEGLDAEAVARLLGAPLAGEVPVEVGLPGRVAEGEPPGSRGRGPLARFCDGFWRRVLSSAQGVPA, encoded by the coding sequence CTGTTCGGTGGGGGGAGGCCGTCGACCCGGGCGGAAGAGGTCGTGCCCGGTGGCGGCCGGCCGCTGATCATCACCGAGGACCCGCTGTTGCTCGACGACCTGTTGCGGCTGTGCGCCGCCGCGGGCGCCGAACCGCACGTGCACCACGCGGTGCCCGAGCCGGTCGGAGCCGGGGCCCCGGGAGAAGGCGACGGCGAGAACGTCGATCTCCGCGCACCGGCGCCCGGCAGCGTCGGTTGGGAGTCCGCCCCGCTCGTGCTCGTCGGGGACGACGCGGCACGCCGGGTCCGCGGCGCGCCCCGCCGGGACGCGGTCTTCCTCGTCGGCCGGGATCTGGACGACCCACTGGTGTGGCAGCGGGCGTTGGAGATCGGCGCCGAGGAGGTGCTGAGGCTCCCCGACGCGGAGAACCGACTCGTCGACCGCATCGCCGACGTGGTGGAAGGAGCCGGACGACCCGCCCTCGCGGTCGGTGTGATCGGAGGCAGCGGCGGCGCCGGTGCGTCGACCCTGGCCTGCGCGCTCGCCCTGCGGGCCGCGCGCGCCGGCGAACGCACCATCCTCATCGACGGGGACCCCCTCGGCGGGGGCATGGACGTCCTGCTCGGGGGTGAGGGCGCCGAAGGGCTGCGCTGGCCGGACTTCGCAGCCTCGCGGGGCCGCGTCGGGGCCGGGGCGCTGGAGGAGTCCCTCCCGGAACTGCACGCCCTCCGGGTGCTCAGCTGGGACCGGGGAGACCGGGTGGTGGTGCCGCCCGCCGCGATGCGCTCGGTGGTCGCGGCGGCCCGCCGCCGTGGCGGCGTGGTCGTCGTCGACCTGCCCCGACGGGTGGACGAGGCGGTGGCCGAGGTGCTGGCCCAGTTGGATCTCGTACTGATGGTGGTGCCCGGGGAGTTGAGGGCCGTGGCCGCAGCCGGGCGGGTGGCGGCGGGGGTGCGGATGGTCGCCCGGGACGTCCGCGTGGTCGTGCGGGGACGCTGCCCCGAGGGTCTCGACGCCGAAGCCGTGGCCCGGCTGCTGGGTGCCCCGCTGGCCGGCGAGGTGCCGGTGGAGGTGGGACTGCCGGGACGGGTGGCCGAGGGGGAGCCACCGGGGTCGCGGGGGAGGGGCCCGCTGGCCCGCTTCTGCGACGGCTTCTGGCGGCGGGTCCTCAGCTCCGCCCAGGGGGTGCCGGCATGA